The DNA window AACCGCCGACTCCCTCACTCATAAGCCAAGTGCTTCGGGCGCGCCCCGGCGATACATTAGCAGGGATGTTGACCCGTGCGGGAATTGGCAGAGGTGAAGCGGTTGCGGCCATTGATGCGCTGCGTAAATATTATAACCCGCGTCTTATTCGACCCGGCAACGAAGTCCGCATGGAGTTCTCACCAGAGCCTGAGGCTTCTGGCCCAGCAAATTCTAACTCTGGCCGTTTGCAGGCGCTGTCGATAAGCCCTGCGTTTAATCGCCAGGTCATCGTCGCCCGTGCAATAGATGGTACGTTTTCTGCCAGTGAAAAAGAAAAGCCGCTGACCCGCAAGCTTGTCCGGGCTGACGGAACGATTAAACACAGCCTTTATATAGATGGCCTGAGGGCGGGTTTATCGGCCCCGATCTTGATCGCGCTCATTCGTGCCTATTCCTGGGATGTGGATTTTCAACGCGGCGTTCATCCGGGCGACGGATTCGAGGTCATGTTTGAACGGCTGCACGAAACCGATGGGCCTGCTTTTTTCAACGGCGATATCGTTTATGCGGCGCTGACGTTACAAGGAGTCCGTCACGCGATGTATCGCCATGAATTGGCCAATGGCGACATTGATTATTTCGATGAAAAGGGACGCAGTGCGAAAAAGGCGTTGATGCGGACGCCTATTGATGGCGCGCGGTTGTCTTCTGGATTTGGACGGCGCAAGCATCCGATTTTGGGCTATACCAAGATGCATCGCGGGCTCGATTTCGCGGCCCCCAGAGGCACGCCGATTTATGCCGCCGGTAGTGGTACCATCGAACACGCGGGCCGCAATGGCGCCTATGGCAAGTACATCCGCATTCGCCACAATGGAACTTATAAGACAGCATACGCGCACATGCGGCGTCTGGTGCGCGGCATGCGGAAGGGCAAGCGGGTCCGCCAAGGCCAGATCATCGGCTATGTCGGAAGTACAGGACGCTCGACGGGACCGCATTTGCATTATGAGATTCTTAGGGGCGGTCGACAGGTCAATCCGCGTCGACTTAAAATGCCGTCGGGACGTAAGCTAAACGGCTCGGAACTCGCGCGCTTTCAATTTGCTCGTGCTTTGATTGAACGAGATTTTGCGGCCTTAAAGCCCAGGGACGACTTAGCAGACGCCAAATAATAGGAGGGGAAATCGTGACCCTCGATCTCGCATATACAGAACAAGGTGACGGTCCGCCGCTGGTGATTTTGCACGGCCTGTTCGGCTGGAAGCGAAACTGGGCGGGACTAATGGGGAAGTTCGCCGAGACCCACCGCGTCTTCGCGACCGATGCCCGCAACCATGGCGAATCCCCACATGTGCCGGGGATGGTCTATGGCGAGATGGCAGATGATCTTATTCATTTCATAGAACAGCGGATTGGCGGCCCGGCGCGGGTGATGGGGCATTCCATGGGCGGCAAGGCCTCCATGGTCGCAGCACTCGCCCGGCCTGATTTGTTCGAACGCCTGATTATTGGGGACATTGCGCCGGTGTCTTACAATCATAACTATCACGGCGAATTGGATGCGATGAAGGCGATGGATGTTGGTGCCTTGACCCGTCGCCAAGATGCCGATGAAATGTTGTCGGCCTCCATCCCGGAAGCGGATGTGCGAGGCTTGCTTCTACAGAATCTCGTCCGAGCGGACGAAGGCGGCTTCCGCTGGCGAATTAATCTGGATGTTATTGCGGAAGATCATGGGCAACTGATCGAGTTTCCGGATATTCCCGAAGGACACATGTATGAGGGGCCGACGCTCTTTATTAGGGGTGGAAATTCAAACTATATGAGCGATGCCCATGGGCCTGAAATCAACCGTCTGTTCCCGGCGGCTAAAATTGAAGTTATTGAGGGCGCGGGGCATTGGTTGCACGCGGAGAAGCCAGGAGAATTTTTTGCGGTAGCGCAAGCGTTTTTGGAAAAATAGAATTCAGCTTTACTCGGCGTCCTTCGAGACGCGCTTTCAGCGCTCCTCAGGATGAAGATATTTATTTAATTTTCGATTAGAGCCACAAAAAATTCTTCATCCTGAGGAGGCTGCAACGCAGCCGTCTCGAAGGACGCCGAATTAAGCACAGAGTTCCTAAGCCGCCTCCGCCAACTCCCCGTTGATCATCAAGCCGCCATCCCTTGCAGAAATATTTACCGTCTCTCCTTCTCCCACCTTGCCTTCCAATATCAAACTCGCGAGCGGGTTCTGGAGGGATTTTTGGATAACACGCTTAAGCGGTCTGGCACCATAGACCGGGTCGTAGCCTGCATCAGCCAGCCAGCCTTGAGCCGCGATGTCGATGTCCAGACTGATTTTGTGATCGTCCAAGAGTTCCCGCAGGAAGCCCAGTTGAATTTCAACAATGCCGTCCATGTGTTCACGGAATAATCTGTGGAACAGGACAATGTCGTCGAGGCGGTTTAGAAATTCAGGGCGGAAGGCCCCTCGGACGACTTCCATGACGTCGTCGCGGACTTCTTCAGAGTCGTGACCTTCGTCTTGGCCCGCAAGAATGTCGCCGCCGAGGTTGGAGGTCAGAACGATGAGAGTGTTGGTGAAATCGACCGTCCGGCCTTGGCCATCGGTAAGGCGTCCGTCATCTAGGACTTGCAGGAGCACATTGAAGACATCCGGGTGCGCTTTCTCGACCTCATCAAACAAGATGACTTGATAGGGCCGACGGCGAACGGCTTCGGTCAGAGCACCGCCTTCGTCATAACCGACGTAGCCCGGGGGGGCGCCGATCAGTCGCGCAACCGCGTGCTTTTCCATATACTCAGACATGTCGATCCGAACCATGGCGTGTTCGTCGTCGAACAGGAACGACGCCAATGCTTTGGTAAGTTCTGTTTTGCCGACGCCGGTCGGGCCCAAAAATAAGAACGACCCGATGGGGCGGCGCTGATCTTGTAATCCAGCCCGAGCTCGTCGGACAGCGTTAGAAACAGTTTCCAGCGCTTCTTCCTGGCCGATGACCCGTTGGCGCAGGCCGTCTTCCATATTCAGCAGCTTTTCTTTTTCGCCTTGCAGCATTTTGTCGACAGGAATGCCGGTCCAGCGTGACACCACGGTCGCGATGTGTTCAGGGGTAACAGCTTCTTCCAAAGAATGTTGTTCTTCTTTCTCTTCGGCTTCCTTGAGTTTCTCTTCGAGCTGCGGGATCAGGCTGTATTGCAGTTCCCCCGCCTGTTCGTATTCACCATCGCGCATGGCTTTTTCAGCGGCCATGCGGGCTTGGTCGAGTTGTTCTTTTATCTTGGTTGCGTCGGCAAGAGCCGCCTTTTCCGACTGCCATTTATTTGTCAGTTCACCAGACGTGCTTTCCAGATCACCAAGTTCGTCTTCAAGAGACTGCAAGCGGTCTTTCGACGCCTTGTCCTTTTCCTTTTTTAGTGCTTCGCGTTCGATCTTCATTTGGATGATGCGGCGATCAAGCTCGTCGATTTCTTCGGGCTTGGAATCTACTTCCATACGCAGACGACTTGAGGCCTCATCCATCAAGTCGATGGCTTTATCCGGCAAGAACCTATCGGCAATGTAGCGATTGGAGAGTGTTGCAGCAGAAACCAGAGAGGCATCTGAAATGCGCACCCCGTGATGGAGTTCATATTTTTCCTTGATACCACGCAGGATTGAAATGCTGTCTTCGACTGTCGGTTCGTTGACGTAAACTGGCTGAAAACGTCGTGCGAAGGCGGCATCTTTTTCCACGTGCTTGCGATATTCGTTAAGGGTCGTTGCACCGACACAGTGCAGATCACCGCGCGCCAAGGCGGGTTTCAAAAGGTTCGATGCGTCCATGCTGCCTTCCGCGGCACCGGCACCGACCAATGTATGCATCTCATCAATGAACAACACGATGTCACCGTTTGAGGAGACGACTTCGCCCAGCACCGCCTTAAGGCGTTCTTCGAATTCACCTCTGAACTTGGCACCGGCAACAAGGGCTCCGAGGTCGAGCATCATCAGTCGCTTGTCTTTAAGGTTTTCCGGCACATCACCGTTGACGATGCGCTGGGCCAGGCCTTCAACGATGGCGGTCTTGCCAACGCCGGGTTCGCCAATAATGACCGGGTTATTTTTCGTCCTTCGGGATAGCACTTGGATGGTACGGCGGATTTCTTCATCACGGCCTATGACCGGGTCGATCTTGCCTTCGGCTGCCATCTCCGTCAGGTCTTGGGCGTATTTTTTCAGCGCGTCGTATGATTCCTCGGCGCTGGCACTGTCAGCGGACTTTCCTTTGCGCATGTCTTCGATGGCGCGATTGAGGGCTTTGGGTGTGACACCAGCGTGCGCCAAAACCGTACAGGCCGCTGTTCCGGATGAGAGTGAGATCGCTTGCAGCAAGCGTTCAACCGTCACAAAGCTATCGCCGGATTTCTCAGCGAGCTTTAGGGCGTCATCCATCAACTTCGCCATTTCTGAACTCAAGTATGTTTGAACATTGTCGCCTTGAACTTTTGGCAGCTTATGAAGCTCAGCCTCAAGATGTCGGACGGCGGTTTTATGATGCCCGCCGGAGCTTTCAATCAGTGCCGCCGCTATGCCTTCCGGATCATCAAGCATCACCTTCAGCAGGTGCAGGGGAGAGAACTGCTGGTGGCTTTGCGCTTGCGTATATTGCTGCGCACTTGAGATGAACCCGCGCGAACGTTCTGTGAATTTTTCCAAATCCATAATCTGTCCTTTTCGATCAACGACGTCCCTTGTCCCAGATTCCCGGCAACGCGAAACGCCTCGACTTTTCTCCTGACCCCAACGACAAAATGTCCGCTTAGGGTTATCAGGCCAAACCTTATAACACGTTAAGGCCTGTTCGAATTAAATATGGTTTAAATTTAGGGCGCTGCAAGACGTTGAAAAGAATCAAGCTGGGAAACCAATCAGGCGGGTGGAGGCATTCCGTCAAAGTTCGCCAGTTCGTCATCGATATGGGTACAGCCCAGCGCGCGCGTGATGAATAGATTTACCTGAGGTTTTACAAAATCCGCATTATCAATGGTACCGACTTTCACATTCCGCACGCCGGGGCGAAGGGCGCCTGTCCCAAAGACCTGTGACCCGCAGTCTCCGCAAAATTCTTTAGTCATGCCATTGCCGCTATCCGCCGTGTGGTTGAATTTCTTTGGCGTACCCTGAAGAAGCGTGATCTGAGTATCTTTATAAAAGAGGTTGGTTGCATAGGCTGAGCCCGTCACCTTACGGCAATCATCGCAGTGGCAATTGGCAATCCGAAACGGATCTCCTTCAATTTCATATCGGATCGATCCGCAAAGGCATCCGCCGGTAATTTTCGCCATCTCAAAATCCCCAAATTATTTGCTTGGAAGGCTACTCGACCTCGATCTTGGTTCCCGACTTAGCAGATTCATCGACAGCCTCTAACACCGAAATACCGTGGACAACGTGGTCCACTGGAACAGGAAAGGCATCCCCGCCATTACATGCATCCGCAAAGGCTTCCAATTCTGCTTTTAAAGTATCTGCTTCATCATAGTTTCGCGTTTCGGTAACGTTATCTAGATCGCTGACCACAAGGCAGTGTTCCCCGCGCATTTCCAGCCAGCCCTTGGTGCCCATTATATACATGCGCCAAATATTACCCGTCGCAAAGATGGTCGACAGATACCCAGTCGTACCGTTTTTAAACTGGAACATCATTGACGTTGCATCGTCCATATCATTTTCGATGGCGCGATGATCGCTTGTGGCATACACGCTGGAAACTTCCCCGCAAAGTTCAATCATTATGTCCAAGTTGTGAATGCCCCTGGCCGCCATGCCGCCCGCGGGGTTTTCCGATCGGAGTGCGCGCCAGCTGTCTGGCGCCGTACGGTAACCAGTCGGGCCTGAGTGCATCGCCTCCAAGTGTAGAATGTCTCCGATCACACCTTCTGATATCAGCTGCTTCATATCTGCGAAGGCAGGCAGGAACCGCCGGGCGAAACCAACCCCAAGGACGACGCCTGCCGCCGCACACGCCTGGGCGGCTTCTTCTGCGTCATTCCTTGTCAGCGCCAGCGGCTTCTCGCAAAACACATGTTTGCCGGCGCCAGCCGCCAATTTTATCTGCTCAGCGTGATGAGAATGCACGGTTGCCAGCACCACAGCATCAATGTTTTCGTCGTCCAGCACTGCATCATAGTCGTCGCTAATGGATAGGCTCATTTCGCTGCCGAAGTCGGCATGATTATCGGGTGTTCGCGTGATACCAGTGACAAAGTTAATCTTGTCGCTATTCCCTTGAACCGATTTAACTAGATTTTGGCCCCACCGCCCGATGCCGTAAATGGCTGCGTTAATCATGATGTCCTCCCCAAAAAAATATAATTACTACACTTGTTCGACGTTGCCGGATTTAATCGATTTCACGATTGCCTCCATGGCACCGACGTTGTTGATCTTCTGTTCGTCGCTAAAGGGATAGTCGGCGCGCCCTTCGACGGCTGCGGCAAAGGCCTTTAGGTTCGCCGTGACCGTATCAGACCATGTGAATTCTTTGGTGTTGATTTCACCTGCCTTAAAACATGTGGTCAATGTCGAGATGCTGGACGTGTCATCTGGGTGGGCACTATCAATGGCCTGCG is part of the Rhodospirillaceae bacterium genome and encodes:
- the clpB gene encoding ATP-dependent chaperone ClpB, producing the protein MDLEKFTERSRGFISSAQQYTQAQSHQQFSPLHLLKVMLDDPEGIAAALIESSGGHHKTAVRHLEAELHKLPKVQGDNVQTYLSSEMAKLMDDALKLAEKSGDSFVTVERLLQAISLSSGTAACTVLAHAGVTPKALNRAIEDMRKGKSADSASAEESYDALKKYAQDLTEMAAEGKIDPVIGRDEEIRRTIQVLSRRTKNNPVIIGEPGVGKTAIVEGLAQRIVNGDVPENLKDKRLMMLDLGALVAGAKFRGEFEERLKAVLGEVVSSNGDIVLFIDEMHTLVGAGAAEGSMDASNLLKPALARGDLHCVGATTLNEYRKHVEKDAAFARRFQPVYVNEPTVEDSISILRGIKEKYELHHGVRISDASLVSAATLSNRYIADRFLPDKAIDLMDEASSRLRMEVDSKPEEIDELDRRIIQMKIEREALKKEKDKASKDRLQSLEDELGDLESTSGELTNKWQSEKAALADATKIKEQLDQARMAAEKAMRDGEYEQAGELQYSLIPQLEEKLKEAEEKEEQHSLEEAVTPEHIATVVSRWTGIPVDKMLQGEKEKLLNMEDGLRQRVIGQEEALETVSNAVRRARAGLQDQRRPIGSFLFLGPTGVGKTELTKALASFLFDDEHAMVRIDMSEYMEKHAVARLIGAPPGYVGYDEGGALTEAVRRRPYQVILFDEVEKAHPDVFNVLLQVLDDGRLTDGQGRTVDFTNTLIVLTSNLGGDILAGQDEGHDSEEVRDDVMEVVRGAFRPEFLNRLDDIVLFHRLFREHMDGIVEIQLGFLRELLDDHKISLDIDIAAQGWLADAGYDPVYGARPLKRVIQKSLQNPLASLILEGKVGEGETVNISARDGGLMINGELAEAA
- a CDS encoding peptidoglycan DD-metalloendopeptidase family protein, with amino-acid sequence MAIIVLFSTAIVSVTFLIDQPDQTALESADHGYGTTPLAKAPASLPVLLPKSLHTAPIGKPPTPSLISQVLRARPGDTLAGMLTRAGIGRGEAVAAIDALRKYYNPRLIRPGNEVRMEFSPEPEASGPANSNSGRLQALSISPAFNRQVIVARAIDGTFSASEKEKPLTRKLVRADGTIKHSLYIDGLRAGLSAPILIALIRAYSWDVDFQRGVHPGDGFEVMFERLHETDGPAFFNGDIVYAALTLQGVRHAMYRHELANGDIDYFDEKGRSAKKALMRTPIDGARLSSGFGRRKHPILGYTKMHRGLDFAAPRGTPIYAAGSGTIEHAGRNGAYGKYIRIRHNGTYKTAYAHMRRLVRGMRKGKRVRQGQIIGYVGSTGRSTGPHLHYEILRGGRQVNPRRLKMPSGRKLNGSELARFQFARALIERDFAALKPRDDLADAK
- a CDS encoding Gfo/Idh/MocA family oxidoreductase, which produces MINAAIYGIGRWGQNLVKSVQGNSDKINFVTGITRTPDNHADFGSEMSLSISDDYDAVLDDENIDAVVLATVHSHHAEQIKLAAGAGKHVFCEKPLALTRNDAEEAAQACAAAGVVLGVGFARRFLPAFADMKQLISEGVIGDILHLEAMHSGPTGYRTAPDSWRALRSENPAGGMAARGIHNLDIMIELCGEVSSVYATSDHRAIENDMDDATSMMFQFKNGTTGYLSTIFATGNIWRMYIMGTKGWLEMRGEHCLVVSDLDNVTETRNYDEADTLKAELEAFADACNGGDAFPVPVDHVVHGISVLEAVDESAKSGTKIEVE
- a CDS encoding GFA family protein, with protein sequence MAKITGGCLCGSIRYEIEGDPFRIANCHCDDCRKVTGSAYATNLFYKDTQITLLQGTPKKFNHTADSGNGMTKEFCGDCGSQVFGTGALRPGVRNVKVGTIDNADFVKPQVNLFITRALGCTHIDDELANFDGMPPPA
- a CDS encoding alpha/beta fold hydrolase, yielding MGGEIVTLDLAYTEQGDGPPLVILHGLFGWKRNWAGLMGKFAETHRVFATDARNHGESPHVPGMVYGEMADDLIHFIEQRIGGPARVMGHSMGGKASMVAALARPDLFERLIIGDIAPVSYNHNYHGELDAMKAMDVGALTRRQDADEMLSASIPEADVRGLLLQNLVRADEGGFRWRINLDVIAEDHGQLIEFPDIPEGHMYEGPTLFIRGGNSNYMSDAHGPEINRLFPAAKIEVIEGAGHWLHAEKPGEFFAVAQAFLEK